One Bradyrhizobium sp. CCGB12 genomic window carries:
- a CDS encoding class I SAM-dependent methyltransferase gives MKNLFYVRHTCRLCHSDKQELVVPMAGMPIGTPNFQVPDASVDDPVFRAAVPMALHLCRDCGHLQILHVGNPEIQYRNYVYTTSLSLGLREHFAGYANDVVSRFGVAPGSLVVELGSNDGSLLGFFKERGMRVLGVDPAVDIARCATEAGIETIGDFFTDAIGHRILQSHGAASVVIANNMIANVDNLDPLVIGVRDVLAPDGLFVFETQYGVDVTEKNLLDTVYHEHLSYFNIKPLTRFFARLGMEVIDVQHIWTKGGSIRVTVQRAGGAKKPSAEVARFIAEEDRLGVDQPAYYAPYVKRIAAIRDELVAMADAAHARGQLVAGYGVSVGTTTLLPQFGLENKIDFLVDDDPKKGNVMAGPGYDIPILPPAALYERKPAFVVVFAWRYVDPIRSKHARYFAEGGKFAVPLPGISMVDRAD, from the coding sequence ATGAAAAACCTGTTCTACGTCCGCCATACCTGCCGCCTCTGTCACTCGGACAAGCAGGAACTCGTCGTCCCGATGGCAGGCATGCCCATTGGCACGCCGAACTTCCAGGTGCCGGACGCCAGCGTCGACGATCCGGTCTTCCGGGCTGCGGTGCCGATGGCGCTGCATCTGTGCAGGGACTGCGGCCACCTCCAGATTCTCCATGTTGGCAATCCGGAGATCCAGTACCGCAACTACGTCTACACCACCTCGCTCTCGCTCGGCCTGCGGGAGCATTTCGCGGGCTATGCCAACGACGTCGTCAGCCGCTTCGGTGTCGCGCCGGGCTCGCTGGTCGTCGAGCTCGGCAGCAACGACGGGTCGTTGCTCGGCTTCTTCAAAGAGCGCGGCATGCGGGTGTTGGGCGTCGATCCCGCCGTCGACATTGCGCGGTGTGCGACGGAAGCTGGGATCGAGACCATCGGCGATTTCTTCACCGATGCCATCGGGCACCGCATCCTGCAGAGCCACGGTGCGGCGAGCGTCGTGATCGCCAACAACATGATCGCCAATGTCGACAATCTCGATCCGCTGGTGATCGGGGTTCGCGACGTGCTCGCGCCGGATGGATTGTTCGTCTTCGAAACGCAATACGGCGTCGACGTCACCGAGAAGAACCTGCTCGACACCGTCTATCACGAGCATCTGTCCTATTTTAACATCAAGCCGCTGACCCGCTTCTTCGCCCGTCTCGGCATGGAAGTGATCGACGTCCAGCACATCTGGACCAAGGGCGGCTCGATCCGTGTGACGGTCCAGCGCGCCGGCGGTGCCAAGAAGCCGTCGGCAGAGGTCGCGCGGTTCATCGCCGAGGAGGACCGGCTCGGCGTCGATCAGCCGGCCTATTATGCGCCCTATGTAAAGAGGATCGCCGCCATCCGTGACGAACTGGTCGCGATGGCCGATGCCGCCCATGCGCGCGGTCAGCTGGTCGCCGGTTACGGCGTCTCGGTCGGCACCACGACGCTGCTGCCGCAGTTCGGCCTTGAGAACAAGATCGACTTCCTTGTGGACGACGACCCCAAGAAGGGGAATGTGATGGCCGGACCGGGGTACGACATCCCGATCCTGCCGCCTGCGGCCCTGTATGAGCGCAAACCGGCGTTCGTCGTCGTCTTCGCCTGGCGTTACGTCGACCCGATCCGGTCCAAGCATGCCCGTTATTTCGCCGAGGGCGGAAAATTCGCGGTGCCGTTGCCGGGTATTTCCATGGTCGACCGGGCCGACTGA
- a CDS encoding lysylphosphatidylglycerol synthase transmembrane domain-containing protein: MQSRFKQAALFSVKLLLSVAVLVYIARGLDLGQLRNHLVSVDPLLFVLALALIFFQTFVLNGRWELIMRALGVSLDWLAGWRILMISLWFNQVLPSSVGGDAVRMWLLRQRGVQWPEAVKGVAADRFTALIGLIALMVAGLPFLLSRVSNQAALLAIGGLTLAGVAGTVVLLTLDRLPKRLTAIPAIASFVRFGTLVRFLLLQSERRGLLFGSALLIHLVTAAACYALARGVGAQLSVLDAGILIPPVVLLTAVPISISGWGVREGAMVACLGLAGVPSEEALSVSLLLGAISVIIGLVGGVIWLASQERGAYSADKAAKAAEEEASSFALGQGKEVSSHP; this comes from the coding sequence ATGCAGTCGCGGTTCAAGCAGGCGGCCCTGTTTTCGGTGAAGCTGCTGCTGTCGGTCGCGGTGCTGGTCTACATCGCGCGCGGTCTCGACCTGGGCCAGTTGCGCAATCATCTCGTCTCCGTCGATCCACTCCTGTTCGTCCTCGCCCTGGCGCTGATTTTCTTTCAGACCTTCGTGCTCAACGGCCGGTGGGAGCTGATCATGCGCGCGCTCGGCGTGTCGCTGGACTGGCTTGCTGGTTGGCGGATCCTCATGATCAGCCTTTGGTTCAATCAGGTGCTGCCGTCGTCAGTCGGTGGCGATGCGGTGAGGATGTGGCTGCTGCGGCAGCGCGGCGTGCAATGGCCGGAGGCGGTCAAGGGCGTTGCGGCAGACCGTTTCACGGCGCTGATCGGTCTGATCGCGTTGATGGTGGCCGGATTGCCGTTCCTGCTCTCGCGCGTGTCCAATCAGGCCGCGCTCCTGGCTATCGGCGGACTGACGCTGGCGGGCGTCGCCGGCACCGTGGTCCTGTTGACGCTCGACCGTCTGCCGAAGCGCCTCACTGCGATTCCCGCGATTGCAAGCTTCGTTCGGTTCGGAACGCTGGTCAGGTTTCTTCTCCTGCAATCCGAGCGCCGTGGTTTGCTGTTCGGATCGGCGCTCCTCATCCATCTCGTGACGGCGGCGGCCTGCTACGCCTTGGCGCGTGGCGTCGGAGCGCAGCTTTCCGTGCTGGACGCGGGCATCCTGATTCCGCCGGTGGTGCTGTTGACGGCCGTTCCGATCTCGATCAGCGGCTGGGGCGTTCGCGAAGGGGCGATGGTCGCTTGCCTCGGCCTGGCGGGCGTGCCTTCCGAAGAGGCGCTGTCGGTTTCGCTCCTGCTGGGCGCCATCAGCGTGATCATCGGGCTCGTCGGCGGCGTGATCTGGCTGGCGAGTCAGGAGCGCGGCGCGTATTCGGCGGACAAGGCCGCCAAGGCGGCGGAGGAGGAGGCGTCCAGCTTCGCGCTGGGGCAGGGCAAGGAGGTCTCGAGCCACCCATGA
- a CDS encoding SIS domain-containing protein — protein sequence MPAESVDPDHKAFLADYMGRLHRATAVDDAVFARISATRATWLRTREQGGRVIFIGNGGSAGIASHLAIDLAKNASVPALCFSDASMMSCLANDYGFEDWIAHAVRLSARAGDCLVAISSSGRSKNILNAVAQARTMKLDVITLSGMNADNPLRNLGDVNFWVDSRSYNIVETTHQFWMMAAIDLVIGRAEYPAS from the coding sequence ATGCCTGCCGAGTCCGTCGATCCCGATCACAAGGCTTTCCTCGCCGATTATATGGGGCGCCTGCATCGCGCGACCGCGGTCGACGACGCTGTTTTTGCCAGGATCTCCGCCACGCGCGCGACTTGGTTGCGCACGCGTGAGCAGGGCGGTCGCGTCATCTTCATCGGCAATGGCGGTTCCGCCGGCATCGCCTCGCATCTGGCGATCGATCTGGCGAAGAATGCGTCCGTACCTGCGCTCTGCTTCAGCGATGCAAGCATGATGTCGTGCCTTGCCAACGACTACGGGTTCGAGGACTGGATCGCGCACGCCGTGCGGCTGAGCGCCCGCGCTGGCGACTGTCTCGTCGCGATCAGCTCGTCGGGGCGCTCGAAGAACATCCTCAATGCGGTTGCGCAAGCGCGGACGATGAAGCTCGACGTGATCACGTTGTCGGGCATGAACGCGGACAATCCCCTGCGCAATCTCGGCGACGTCAATTTCTGGGTGGACAGCCGCAGCTACAATATTGTCGAGACCACGCACCAGTTCTGGATGATGGCCGCGATCGACCTCGTCATCGGTCGCGCGGAATATCCGGCATCCTGA
- a CDS encoding SDR family oxidoreductase, giving the protein MKCIVTGGAGFIGSHLVDRLLDDGHEVIALDNFVIGRPENLASRAKSDRLKIVRADVTEPDSIKPYFHGIDWVFHLAALADIVPSIESPIPYHRANVDGTVNVLEAARHAGVSRFVYAASSSCYGIPDVYPTPESAEIRPMYPYALTKNLGEQCIMHWCQVYKLPAVALRLFNVYGPRHRTTGTYGAVFGVFMAQKLAGKPFTVVGDGEQTRDFTFVSDVADAFVTAARSDVSHEIFNVGSDNTYSVNRLVELLGGDKVHIPKRPGEPDCTYADITKIKRILKWTPKVKFEDGVATMLKSMDQYRDAPLWTVDKIADATKDWFRYLGDGSDAASGTPQKAGR; this is encoded by the coding sequence ATGAAGTGCATCGTTACTGGCGGCGCCGGTTTCATCGGCAGTCACCTCGTCGATCGCCTCCTCGATGATGGCCACGAGGTGATCGCACTCGACAATTTCGTCATCGGACGTCCCGAAAATCTTGCGTCGCGCGCCAAATCGGACCGGCTCAAGATCGTGCGGGCCGACGTCACAGAGCCCGACTCGATCAAACCGTATTTCCACGGTATCGACTGGGTCTTCCATCTCGCGGCCCTGGCCGACATCGTTCCCTCGATCGAATCCCCGATCCCGTATCACCGCGCCAACGTCGACGGCACGGTCAACGTTCTCGAGGCTGCGCGGCACGCGGGCGTCAGCCGCTTCGTCTATGCGGCGTCGTCGTCCTGCTATGGCATTCCCGACGTCTATCCGACGCCGGAGAGCGCCGAGATACGGCCGATGTATCCTTACGCTCTCACGAAGAATCTCGGCGAGCAGTGCATCATGCACTGGTGCCAGGTCTACAAGCTTCCGGCCGTGGCGCTGCGCCTGTTCAACGTGTACGGGCCGCGCCATCGCACCACGGGCACATACGGCGCCGTGTTCGGCGTGTTCATGGCGCAGAAGCTCGCCGGCAAGCCATTCACCGTGGTCGGCGACGGCGAGCAGACGCGCGACTTCACCTTCGTCAGCGACGTCGCCGATGCCTTCGTGACCGCCGCACGTTCCGACGTCTCGCACGAGATATTCAACGTCGGCTCGGACAACACCTACAGTGTCAATCGGCTGGTCGAGCTTCTCGGCGGCGACAAGGTCCACATTCCCAAGCGTCCCGGCGAGCCGGATTGCACCTACGCCGACATCACCAAAATCAAGCGGATCTTGAAATGGACGCCGAAGGTGAAATTCGAGGACGGCGTCGCGACGATGCTGAAGTCGATGGACCAGTACAGGGACGCGCCCCTATGGACTGTGGACAAGATCGCCGACGCCACCAAGGACTGGTTCAGATATCTCGGTGATGGCAGCGATGCGGCATCCGGCACGCCGCAGAAGGCAGGGCGTTGA
- the nusG gene encoding transcription termination/antitermination protein NusG has product MATATAQLSDKRWYIVHAYSNFEKKVAESIREQAKQRGLEELFELVLVPTEKVTEVRRGRKIDAERKFFPGYVLVKMKLTDEAFHLIKNTPKVTGFLGAENKPMPISEAEAMRILHQVQEGVERPKASVSFEIGENVRVADGPFASFSGVVEEIDEARSRVKVAVSIFGRATPVELEFGQVEKV; this is encoded by the coding sequence ATGGCAACAGCAACGGCTCAATTGTCTGACAAGCGCTGGTACATCGTCCACGCCTATTCGAACTTCGAGAAGAAGGTCGCCGAATCGATCCGCGAGCAGGCCAAGCAGCGCGGGCTCGAGGAGCTGTTTGAGCTGGTACTGGTTCCGACCGAGAAGGTCACGGAGGTGCGCCGCGGCCGCAAGATCGACGCCGAGCGCAAATTCTTCCCGGGCTATGTGCTGGTGAAGATGAAGCTGACCGACGAGGCGTTCCATCTGATCAAGAACACGCCGAAGGTGACCGGCTTCCTCGGCGCGGAAAACAAGCCGATGCCGATCTCGGAGGCCGAGGCCATGCGCATCCTGCACCAGGTGCAGGAGGGCGTGGAACGGCCGAAGGCGTCGGTCTCGTTCGAGATCGGCGAGAACGTGCGCGTGGCCGACGGCCCGTTCGCCTCGTTCTCGGGTGTCGTCGAGGAAATCGACGAGGCTCGCTCGCGCGTGAAGGTCGCGGTGTCGATCTTCGGCCGCGCCACGCCGGTCGAATTGGAATTCGGTCAGGTCGAAAAGGTCTGA
- the rplK gene encoding 50S ribosomal protein L11 codes for MAKKVTGYLKLQVPAGAANPSPPIGPALGQRGLNIMEFCKAFNAQTQKEEKNTPIPVVITIYADRSFTFEMKTPPMSFFLKQAAKIQSGSKAPGRDKAGKVTKAQVREIAEKKMKDLNCDSIESAMKMVEGSARSMGLEVAG; via the coding sequence ATGGCAAAGAAAGTGACCGGATACCTGAAGCTTCAGGTCCCGGCCGGTGCGGCGAATCCTTCGCCCCCGATCGGTCCCGCGCTCGGTCAGCGCGGTCTCAACATCATGGAGTTCTGCAAGGCGTTCAACGCCCAGACCCAGAAGGAAGAGAAGAACACCCCGATTCCCGTCGTGATCACGATCTACGCCGATCGTTCGTTCACGTTCGAGATGAAGACACCCCCGATGTCCTTCTTCCTCAAGCAGGCTGCCAAGATCCAGTCCGGCTCGAAGGCGCCGGGCCGTGACAAGGCCGGCAAGGTGACCAAGGCGCAGGTGCGCGAGATCGCCGAGAAGAAGATGAAGGATCTGAATTGCGATTCCATCGAGTCGGCCATGAAGATGGTCGAGGGCTCCGCCCGCTCGATGGGTCTGGAAGTTGCGGGGTAA
- the secE gene encoding preprotein translocase subunit SecE — protein MAVSPFKFLQEVRSETAKVTWPTRRETTITTIMVFVMVAVASIFFFAADQIIRYLITFLLGIH, from the coding sequence ATGGCAGTCAGCCCGTTCAAGTTCTTGCAGGAAGTGCGCTCGGAGACCGCCAAGGTCACCTGGCCGACCCGTCGTGAGACCACGATCACCACCATCATGGTGTTCGTCATGGTCGCCGTGGCCTCGATCTTCTTCTTCGCCGCCGACCAGATCATCCGCTATCTCATCACTTTCCTTCTGGGCATTCACTGA
- a CDS encoding PfkB family carbohydrate kinase: MGNASTDKQAVHPAPHQKIKTIEELGEIARAAQAEGRTVALCHGVFDLVHLGHVRHILAARNEADVVIVTVTADRFVNKGPGRPIFPESMRAEMLAALGTVDWVGINLTSSAEPILDTVRPDIYVKGSDYENPEDDVTGKITTERDAVERHGGRIVFTRDVTFSSSSLMNRYFDIYDPPLRDYLQKVREGGGAERLLKLIDKIQDMHVVLVGDTIIDEYQYVTALGKASKENIVATLFKNGEQFAGGVIAAANHVASFCKSVEIVTTLGGKDYPEEFIRAHVRPNVTLTPIRIQGRPTTRKLRYVELGYLHKLFEVYTMDDTPLDETERKEIDRVTAERVRGADVVIVTDFGHGMIASSTIDTLIANSKFLAVNAQSNSGNHGYNLITKYPRADYVCIDAPEARLAATDKFNDIASVIQNGLHAKIDCDNMIITHGSFGCYPFSSKTGVARVPAFTKTVVDTVGAGDAFLTITAPLVAAGGNIEDVAFIGNAAGAIKVGIVGHRSSVEKAPLVKFVTALLK; this comes from the coding sequence ATGGGTAATGCTTCGACTGACAAGCAGGCCGTCCATCCGGCACCGCATCAGAAGATCAAGACGATCGAGGAACTCGGCGAGATCGCGCGGGCGGCGCAGGCCGAAGGCCGAACCGTTGCGCTCTGCCACGGCGTGTTCGATCTCGTGCATCTTGGCCACGTCCGCCACATCCTGGCGGCGCGCAACGAGGCAGACGTGGTCATCGTGACCGTCACCGCCGACCGCTTCGTCAACAAGGGCCCGGGCCGGCCGATCTTTCCGGAGAGCATGCGCGCCGAGATGCTGGCCGCGCTCGGCACCGTCGACTGGGTCGGCATCAACCTGACATCGAGCGCCGAGCCGATCCTCGATACCGTGCGCCCCGACATCTACGTGAAGGGGTCGGACTACGAAAACCCCGAGGATGATGTCACCGGCAAGATCACCACCGAGCGCGATGCCGTCGAACGCCATGGCGGCCGCATCGTCTTCACGCGCGACGTGACCTTCAGTTCGTCGTCGCTGATGAACCGGTACTTCGACATCTACGATCCGCCTCTGCGCGACTACCTCCAGAAGGTCCGCGAAGGCGGTGGCGCCGAACGCCTGCTGAAGCTGATCGACAAGATCCAGGACATGCACGTCGTGCTGGTCGGCGACACCATCATCGACGAGTACCAGTACGTCACGGCGCTCGGAAAGGCTTCGAAGGAAAACATCGTCGCCACCCTGTTCAAGAATGGCGAGCAGTTTGCCGGCGGCGTCATTGCCGCGGCCAATCACGTGGCGAGCTTCTGCAAATCGGTCGAGATCGTCACGACGCTGGGTGGCAAGGATTACCCTGAAGAGTTCATCCGCGCGCATGTCCGCCCGAATGTCACGCTCACGCCGATCCGCATTCAGGGCCGCCCGACCACCCGCAAATTGCGGTACGTCGAGTTGGGCTATCTGCACAAGCTTTTCGAAGTCTACACCATGGACGACACGCCGCTCGACGAGACCGAGCGCAAGGAGATCGACCGTGTCACCGCCGAGCGCGTGCGCGGCGCCGACGTGGTCATCGTCACCGATTTCGGTCACGGCATGATCGCGTCCAGCACGATCGACACGCTGATCGCCAACTCCAAGTTCCTGGCGGTCAACGCCCAGAGCAATAGCGGAAACCACGGCTACAATCTGATCACGAAGTATCCGCGCGCCGACTACGTCTGCATCGACGCGCCGGAAGCACGCTTGGCGGCCACCGACAAGTTCAACGACATCGCGTCGGTGATCCAGAACGGCCTGCATGCCAAGATCGATTGCGACAACATGATCATCACCCACGGCTCCTTCGGCTGCTACCCCTTCTCGTCGAAGACCGGCGTCGCGCGCGTACCCGCTTTCACCAAGACCGTGGTCGACACGGTCGGCGCCGGCGATGCCTTCCTGACGATTACGGCACCGCTGGTGGCAGCCGGCGGCAATATCGAGGACGTCGCCTTCATCGGCAATGCGGCAGGCGCAATCAAGGTCGGCATCGTCGGCCACCGCAGCTCGGTCGAAAAGGCGCCGCTGGTCAAATTCGTCACCGCGTTGTTGAAGTGA